A DNA window from Amycolatopsis sp. DSM 110486 contains the following coding sequences:
- a CDS encoding M1 family metallopeptidase: MRLQHRWRRPAVTVVATLAALSLGGGIASAGQDGYGWGTPGADGAGDSYYPQDGNGGYDVADYNLAVTYAPDSHQLTGVQTISARATQTLSSFNLDLNGLTVDSVKVNGLKAKFTRSGDHELTITPLLPLLRGLPFRTVISYHGVPAPISDPLLGNNGWQYAKNGGAFAAGEPKSASTWYPVNDTPLDKATFHLAITVPDEWGVIANGRELGTHKTAKGTTHVWAETTPAVPYMTTVAIDKWTFDKRKRKDGTPIVSAFAPGTPDSTKQADARLPEILDFLESKFGKYPVDAAGGIYLAEPIGFSLETMSRPIYSGRAGNVDTIVHENAHQWYGDTVAVDHWKDVCLNECFASYAEWLWDEAKNGVNLDDQYRQQVATASDRFWNGKLYDMGPGNEFTYVYSKGPVALHALSKYMGEAAFDKVLKTWNSLHRNGNASMQEFQKYCESVSHKDLQGFFDAWIYGSGKPADQYLYPGDLKPAA, from the coding sequence ATGAGACTGCAGCACCGCTGGCGTCGCCCGGCAGTGACGGTCGTCGCCACGCTGGCCGCGCTGAGCCTGGGCGGCGGCATCGCCTCCGCAGGGCAGGACGGGTACGGCTGGGGCACCCCGGGTGCCGACGGAGCGGGCGACAGCTACTACCCGCAAGACGGCAACGGCGGCTACGACGTCGCCGACTACAACCTTGCCGTGACCTACGCGCCGGACAGCCACCAGCTCACCGGCGTGCAGACGATCAGCGCGCGGGCCACCCAGACGCTGAGCTCGTTCAACCTCGACCTCAACGGCCTCACCGTCGACTCGGTGAAGGTCAACGGCCTGAAGGCCAAGTTCACCCGCAGCGGCGACCACGAGCTCACGATCACCCCGTTGCTCCCGCTGTTGCGCGGCCTGCCGTTCCGCACCGTGATCAGCTACCACGGCGTGCCGGCCCCGATCAGCGACCCGTTGCTGGGCAACAACGGCTGGCAGTACGCCAAGAACGGCGGCGCGTTCGCCGCCGGAGAGCCGAAGTCGGCCAGCACCTGGTACCCGGTGAACGACACCCCCCTGGACAAGGCGACCTTCCACCTCGCCATCACCGTCCCCGACGAGTGGGGTGTGATCGCGAACGGCCGTGAGCTGGGCACGCACAAGACGGCGAAGGGCACCACGCACGTGTGGGCCGAGACCACGCCCGCCGTGCCGTACATGACCACGGTCGCCATCGACAAGTGGACGTTCGACAAGCGCAAGCGCAAGGACGGCACGCCGATCGTCAGCGCGTTCGCGCCCGGCACGCCCGATTCGACCAAGCAGGCCGACGCGCGGCTACCGGAGATCCTCGACTTCCTGGAGTCGAAGTTCGGCAAGTACCCCGTGGACGCCGCCGGCGGCATCTACCTGGCCGAGCCCATCGGGTTCTCGCTGGAGACCATGAGCCGGCCGATCTACTCGGGCCGCGCGGGCAACGTCGACACGATCGTCCACGAGAACGCCCACCAGTGGTACGGCGACACCGTGGCCGTGGACCACTGGAAGGACGTCTGCCTCAACGAGTGCTTCGCCTCCTACGCCGAATGGCTGTGGGACGAGGCCAAGAACGGCGTGAACCTCGACGACCAGTACCGGCAGCAGGTCGCCACCGCGTCCGACCGGTTCTGGAACGGCAAGCTCTACGACATGGGCCCGGGCAACGAGTTCACCTACGTGTACTCCAAGGGCCCGGTCGCGCTGCACGCCCTGAGCAAGTACATGGGCGAGGCCGCGTTCGACAAGGTGCTCAAGACGTGGAACTCGTTGCACCGCAACGGCAACGCGAGCATGCAGGAGTTCCAGAAGTACTGCGAGTCCGTGTCGCACAAGGATCTGCAGGGCTTCTTCGACGCCTGGATCTACGGCTCGGGCAAGCCGGCTGATCAGTACCTGTACCCGGGCGACCTGAAGCCCGCTGCTTGA
- the pcp gene encoding pyroglutamyl-peptidase I, whose product MTVLLTGFAPFGGSATNPSWQAARLVAARRDDVVAVELPVEFGASLPALRAAIEQHRPSLVVCAGEAGGRSAVTPERVAINLIDARIPDNAGDRPVDVPVIADGPTAYFTTLPVKAAVAAIQAKGVPAAVSHTAGTYVCNQVFYGLMHLLANDFPTLRGGFVHVPSTPEQVGAGSPSLDVQQSAEALDAVITTALTTADDLDVSAGTLN is encoded by the coding sequence ATGACTGTGTTGCTCACGGGGTTCGCGCCGTTCGGCGGCTCGGCCACGAATCCCTCGTGGCAGGCGGCGCGGCTGGTGGCCGCTCGGCGGGACGACGTGGTCGCTGTGGAACTGCCGGTGGAGTTCGGCGCGTCGTTGCCGGCCTTGCGTGCGGCGATCGAGCAGCACCGGCCGAGTCTCGTGGTGTGTGCGGGAGAAGCGGGTGGGCGCAGCGCGGTGACGCCGGAGCGAGTGGCGATCAACCTGATCGACGCGCGGATTCCCGACAACGCCGGCGACCGGCCCGTCGACGTGCCGGTGATCGCGGACGGCCCGACGGCCTACTTCACCACGTTGCCGGTCAAGGCGGCGGTGGCGGCAATCCAGGCGAAGGGCGTGCCGGCGGCGGTGTCGCACACGGCGGGAACCTATGTGTGCAACCAGGTCTTCTACGGCCTGATGCACTTGCTCGCGAACGACTTCCCCACGCTCCGGGGCGGATTCGTCCACGTGCCGTCGACACCGGAGCAGGTCGGGGCGGGTAGTCCGTCACTCGACGTGCAGCAGTCGGCGGAAGCGTTGGACGCCGTGATCACGACCGCGCTGACCACCGCGGACGACCTCGATGTCAGCGCCGGAACGTTGAACTGA
- a CDS encoding ATP-dependent Clp protease ATP-binding subunit — MFERFTDRARRVVVLAQEEARMLNHNYIGTEHILLGLIHEGEGVAAKALESLGIALEGVRQQVEEIIGQGQQAPSGHIPFTPRAKKVLELSLREALQLGHNYIGTEHILLGLIREGEGVAAQVLVKLGADLNRVRQQVLQLLSGYQTGEKSTESGSGRGEGTPSSSLVLDQFGRNMTVLAREGKLDPVIGRGKEIERVMQVLSRRTKNNPVLIGEPGVGKTAVVEGLAQSIVKGEVPETLKDKQLYTLDLGSLVAGSRYRGDFEERLKKVLKEIKTRGDIILFIDELHTLVGAGAAEGAIDAASILKPMLARGELQTIGATTLEEYRKYIEKDAALERRFQPIQVGEPSLEHTIEILKGLRDRYEAHHRVSITDSALVAAATLADRYINDRFLPDKAIDLIDEAGARMRIRRMTAPPDLREFDEKIADVRRDKESAIDAQDFERAARLRDEEKTLLGQKGEREKQWKDGDLDVVAEVDDEQIAEVLANWTGIPVFKLTEEETTRLLRMEDELHKRIIGQEDAVKAVSQAIRRTRAGLKDPKRPSGSFIFAGPSGVGKTELSKALAAFLFGEDDALIQIDMGEFHDRYTASRLFGAPPGYVGYEEGGQLTEKVRRKPFSVVLFDEIEKAHQEIYNTLLQVLEDGRLTDGQGRTVDFKNTVLIFTSNLGTSDISKSVSLGFSSGADITNRYEKMKQKVNEEMKKHFRPEFLNRIDDIIVFHQLTQEQIIMMVDLMIGRVEKQLKAKDMEIELTEKAKALLAKRGFDPVLGARPLRRTIQREIEDQLSEKILFGEIEAGQIILVDVEGWSGNPEDRDDEAHFTFRGEKRPSSVPDAPPVSIGASEHDTEND; from the coding sequence ATGTTTGAGAGGTTCACCGACCGCGCGAGGCGGGTGGTCGTCCTGGCCCAAGAAGAGGCCCGGATGCTCAACCACAACTACATCGGCACCGAGCACATCCTCCTGGGTCTGATCCACGAGGGTGAGGGTGTCGCCGCCAAGGCGCTCGAGTCGCTGGGCATTGCCCTCGAGGGAGTGCGCCAGCAGGTCGAAGAGATCATCGGCCAGGGTCAGCAGGCGCCGAGCGGGCACATCCCGTTCACGCCGCGGGCCAAGAAGGTGCTTGAGCTGTCGCTGCGCGAAGCGCTGCAGCTCGGCCACAACTACATCGGTACCGAGCACATCCTGCTCGGCCTGATCCGCGAGGGTGAGGGCGTCGCCGCACAGGTGCTCGTCAAGCTCGGCGCGGACCTCAACCGGGTGCGCCAGCAGGTGCTGCAGCTTCTGTCGGGTTACCAGACCGGCGAGAAGTCCACCGAGAGCGGCTCGGGCCGCGGCGAGGGCACCCCGTCGTCGTCGCTGGTGCTCGACCAGTTCGGCCGCAACATGACCGTGCTCGCCCGCGAGGGCAAGCTCGACCCGGTCATCGGGCGCGGCAAGGAGATCGAGCGGGTCATGCAGGTGCTGTCCCGCCGCACCAAGAACAACCCGGTGCTCATCGGCGAGCCGGGCGTCGGCAAGACGGCCGTCGTCGAGGGCCTTGCCCAGAGCATCGTCAAGGGCGAGGTGCCCGAGACGCTCAAGGACAAGCAGCTCTACACGCTGGACCTGGGCTCTCTGGTCGCCGGCTCCCGCTACCGCGGTGACTTCGAAGAGCGCCTGAAGAAGGTGCTCAAGGAGATCAAGACCCGCGGCGACATCATCCTGTTCATCGACGAGCTCCACACGCTCGTCGGCGCGGGTGCCGCCGAGGGTGCCATCGACGCGGCTTCGATCCTGAAGCCGATGCTGGCCCGCGGTGAGCTGCAGACGATCGGTGCGACCACGCTCGAGGAGTACCGCAAGTACATCGAGAAGGACGCCGCGCTGGAGCGCCGCTTCCAGCCGATCCAGGTCGGCGAGCCGTCGCTCGAGCACACGATCGAGATCCTCAAGGGCCTGCGCGACCGGTACGAGGCGCACCACCGCGTCTCGATCACCGACTCGGCGCTGGTCGCGGCCGCCACGCTGGCCGACCGCTACATCAACGACCGGTTCCTGCCGGACAAGGCCATCGACCTCATCGACGAGGCCGGCGCCCGCATGCGCATCCGCCGCATGACCGCGCCGCCGGACCTGCGCGAGTTCGACGAGAAGATCGCCGACGTCCGCCGCGACAAGGAGTCCGCGATCGACGCGCAGGACTTCGAGCGGGCCGCGCGCCTGCGTGACGAGGAGAAGACCCTCCTCGGCCAGAAGGGCGAGCGCGAGAAGCAGTGGAAGGACGGCGACCTCGACGTCGTCGCCGAGGTGGACGACGAGCAGATCGCGGAGGTGCTGGCCAACTGGACCGGCATTCCGGTGTTCAAGCTCACCGAGGAGGAGACCACCCGGCTGCTGCGCATGGAGGACGAGCTCCACAAGCGCATCATCGGCCAGGAGGACGCGGTCAAGGCCGTCTCCCAGGCGATCCGCCGTACGCGTGCCGGTCTGAAGGACCCGAAGCGCCCGTCGGGCTCGTTCATCTTCGCCGGCCCGTCCGGTGTCGGTAAGACCGAGCTCTCCAAGGCGCTGGCGGCCTTCCTGTTCGGCGAGGACGACGCGCTCATCCAGATCGACATGGGTGAGTTCCACGACCGCTACACCGCTTCGCGGCTCTTCGGTGCCCCTCCGGGCTACGTCGGCTACGAAGAGGGCGGGCAGCTGACCGAGAAGGTGCGGCGCAAGCCGTTCTCGGTGGTGCTCTTCGACGAGATCGAGAAGGCGCACCAGGAGATCTACAACACGCTCCTGCAGGTGCTCGAAGACGGCCGCCTCACCGACGGCCAGGGTCGCACCGTCGACTTCAAGAACACGGTCCTGATCTTCACCTCGAACCTGGGCACCTCGGACATCTCCAAGTCCGTGAGCCTCGGCTTCTCTTCCGGAGCGGACATCACCAACCGCTACGAGAAGATGAAGCAGAAGGTCAACGAGGAGATGAAGAAGCATTTCCGGCCCGAGTTCCTGAACCGGATCGACGACATCATCGTCTTCCACCAGCTCACGCAGGAACAGATCATCATGATGGTCGACCTGATGATCGGGCGGGTGGAGAAGCAGCTCAAGGCCAAGGACATGGAGATCGAGCTGACCGAGAAGGCCAAGGCCCTCTTGGCCAAGCGGGGCTTCGACCCCGTGCTCGGCGCGCGGCCCCTGCGTCGCACGATCCAGCGCGAGATCGAGGACCAGCTGTCGGAGAAGATCCTCTTCGGCGAGATCGAGGCCGGTCAGATCATCCTGGTCGACGTCGAGGGCTGGAGCGGCAACCCCGAGGACCGCGACGACGAAGCGCACTTCACCTTCCGCGGTGAGAAGCGCCCGTCCTCGGTTCCGGACGCGCCGCCGGTCAGCATCGGCGCCTCGGAGCACGACACCGAGAACGACTGA
- a CDS encoding (2Fe-2S)-binding protein: MNQQRSSRDASDVGDGLASSLLRVGGLQERGELRRDVPTGWFHCAELLEHPELFTEWRERLEKWLLHNHGAAPERTAASYVMSWYLHVPAYVGALLLHHERRVPSLKPEQLAFGLGDDRPHPEGMAVLGDSFYCLPTDPGSARPEATVVADERALAGVLRAQFVAHATRFVRAYAPSSRLGRRMLWAAATDALDNSLWWAGRQGGTPDAEGAGVADAALVLDDRYRPLTSASTLRMAVDADGHRAWERRRESCCFSYLLPGEAECEECPRVCSR; the protein is encoded by the coding sequence GTGAACCAGCAGCGGTCTTCCAGGGATGCCAGCGACGTCGGAGACGGCCTCGCCAGTTCGCTCCTGCGGGTCGGGGGGCTGCAGGAGCGCGGTGAGCTGCGGCGAGACGTCCCGACCGGGTGGTTCCACTGCGCTGAGCTGCTCGAACACCCCGAGCTTTTCACCGAATGGCGTGAACGGCTGGAAAAGTGGCTTCTCCACAACCACGGCGCCGCGCCCGAGCGCACGGCCGCGAGTTACGTCATGTCGTGGTACCTGCACGTGCCCGCGTACGTCGGCGCGCTGCTGCTGCACCACGAACGCCGTGTGCCGTCACTCAAACCCGAGCAGCTCGCCTTCGGCCTCGGCGACGACCGTCCGCACCCCGAGGGCATGGCCGTGCTGGGCGACAGCTTCTACTGCCTGCCCACCGACCCCGGCTCCGCTCGCCCGGAAGCGACGGTCGTGGCCGACGAACGCGCGCTGGCCGGCGTGCTGCGCGCCCAGTTCGTGGCGCACGCCACACGCTTCGTGCGTGCGTACGCGCCGAGCAGCCGGCTGGGCCGCCGCATGTTGTGGGCCGCGGCCACCGACGCGCTGGACAACTCGCTGTGGTGGGCCGGCCGTCAGGGCGGGACGCCGGACGCGGAAGGCGCCGGTGTCGCCGACGCCGCGTTGGTGCTGGACGACCGGTACCGCCCGCTGACCTCCGCCTCGACCCTGCGCATGGCCGTGGACGCCGATGGGCACCGCGCCTGGGAACGGCGGCGGGAGAGCTGCTGCTTCTCCTACCTGCTGCCGGGCGAGGCCGAGTGCGAGGAATGCCCGCGCGTCTGCTCGCGATAA
- a CDS encoding TIGR03086 family metal-binding protein, with the protein MRGLLNHLLYWGPWLAAAGRRETYTATGTEADAVLVGEDWLATLGKQTEDLVDAFAPAAAWEGLVTLGSATMPAAVVGDMVLGEFVIHGWDLARAAGTPLNCTDEAAEAVRASAVAMGEQARAMGVYGPEVPVPAEAPALSRALGASGRNPARRV; encoded by the coding sequence GTGCGCGGCCTGCTCAACCACCTCCTCTACTGGGGTCCCTGGCTCGCTGCTGCCGGCCGGCGCGAGACGTACACGGCAACCGGCACAGAAGCCGACGCCGTCCTCGTCGGCGAAGACTGGCTCGCAACACTGGGGAAGCAGACCGAAGACCTCGTTGACGCCTTCGCGCCCGCAGCCGCGTGGGAAGGCCTGGTGACGCTCGGCTCGGCCACGATGCCCGCGGCCGTCGTCGGCGACATGGTGCTCGGCGAGTTCGTGATCCACGGCTGGGACCTCGCCCGCGCGGCCGGCACGCCGCTGAACTGCACCGACGAGGCCGCGGAAGCCGTGCGGGCGTCCGCCGTCGCCATGGGCGAGCAGGCACGGGCGATGGGCGTCTACGGCCCCGAGGTACCGGTTCCGGCCGAGGCTCCGGCGCTGAGCCGCGCGCTGGGCGCTTCGGGCCGCAACCCGGCCAGGCGTGTGTGA
- a CDS encoding AraC family transcriptional regulator, whose product MRRIPRGIVDEHVARTKFTLARHAPAPALTEFVDYHWVLHWDLDGFHDQHVLPNIAVHVTFFPGACGVYGPGHTLFTHRLEGRAHGLGVRFRPGCFRPFLGAPVRILTDRSVPLEDVFGRGGTEAAESARNASGDQEMIAAVDNLLIAKHSALPPAARTAAAAVETIAGDPEITRVDQLAASAGLSARALQRLFAEHVGCTPKWAIRIYRLNDAARNLADADSPDLTDLAARLGYSDQPHFTRDFRAVTGSSPGEFARSARRAVPVQNERS is encoded by the coding sequence ATGCGCCGGATCCCGCGCGGCATCGTCGACGAGCACGTGGCCCGCACGAAGTTCACGCTCGCCCGTCACGCGCCGGCGCCCGCGCTCACCGAGTTCGTCGACTACCACTGGGTGCTGCACTGGGACCTCGACGGCTTCCACGACCAGCACGTGCTGCCCAACATCGCGGTGCACGTGACCTTCTTCCCCGGCGCGTGCGGCGTCTACGGCCCCGGCCACACCCTGTTCACGCACCGGCTCGAGGGCCGCGCACACGGCCTCGGCGTGCGGTTCCGGCCGGGGTGCTTCCGCCCATTCCTCGGCGCGCCCGTGCGGATCCTCACGGACCGATCCGTACCGCTGGAGGACGTCTTCGGCCGCGGCGGCACCGAAGCGGCCGAATCGGCGCGAAATGCGAGTGGCGATCAGGAAATGATCGCTGCAGTCGACAACTTGCTGATCGCAAAGCACTCGGCTCTTCCACCCGCCGCGCGGACGGCCGCCGCGGCGGTGGAAACAATCGCGGGGGATCCGGAAATCACGCGCGTCGATCAACTCGCCGCGAGCGCCGGCTTGTCCGCACGTGCACTTCAGCGGCTGTTCGCGGAACACGTCGGCTGCACGCCCAAGTGGGCGATCCGGATATACCGCCTGAACGACGCCGCGCGCAACCTCGCCGACGCCGACAGTCCCGATTTGACGGACCTCGCCGCCCGGCTCGGCTATAGCGATCAACCTCACTTCACCCGCGATTTCCGGGCGGTGACCGGATCCTCGCCCGGCGAGTTCGCCCGGTCGGCTCGCCGAGCCGTCCCGGTGCAGAACGAGCGTTCTTGA
- a CDS encoding Lsr2 family protein, with the protein MAQKVLVSLVDDLDGSEAEETVEFGLDGVTYQIDLSSENAEELRDALAQYVEHARRAGGRKRAALRPIAGAKASARPATVDREQNQAIRAWARKNGFAVSDRGRIPSEVVEAYHQKN; encoded by the coding sequence ATGGCACAGAAGGTGCTCGTCTCCCTGGTCGATGACCTCGACGGCAGTGAGGCCGAAGAGACCGTCGAGTTCGGTTTGGACGGTGTGACCTACCAGATCGACCTCTCCTCGGAAAACGCCGAAGAGCTGCGCGACGCACTGGCCCAGTACGTGGAGCACGCCCGCCGCGCCGGCGGCCGCAAGCGTGCCGCGCTGCGCCCGATCGCTGGTGCGAAGGCCTCGGCCCGCCCGGCCACGGTCGACCGCGAGCAGAACCAGGCCATTCGCGCCTGGGCGCGCAAGAACGGTTTCGCGGTTTCCGACCGGGGCCGGATCCCGTCGGAGGTCGTGGAGGCCTACCACCAGAAGAACTGA
- the lysS gene encoding lysine--tRNA ligase: MTEFPAPDALPEDDLPEQMRVRRDKRDRIIAEGVDPYPVEVPRTHSLAEIRAAHTDLAPDTATGQTVGVTGRVMFLRNTGKLCFATLREGDGTELQAMLSLAKVGEGSLASWKSDVDLGDHVFVAGEVITSKRGELSVMADKWQLTSKALRPLPNTHSDLAEETRIRQRYVDLILRDRARDVVRTRAGVVRSLRESFHRRGFTEVETPMLQTLHGGAAARPFVTHSNAFDLELYLRIAPELYLKRCVVGGIEKVFEINRNFRNEGSDSSHSPEFAMLEYYEAYATYDTNAVMTRELIQEAAENVLGTQVVTLVDGTEYDLSGEWTTLGMYESLSEALGEEVSPETPAERLHKIAQAREIEVDPKLTHGKLVEELWEHLVGDDLTAPTFVRDFPLETSPLTRQHRSRAGVAEKWDLYVRGFELATGYSELVDPVVERERLTEQSLLAAQGDSEAMRLDEDFLRALEYGMPPSGGVGMGVDRLLMALTGLGIRETILFPLVRPE; this comes from the coding sequence ATGACCGAATTCCCCGCGCCCGACGCGCTGCCCGAAGACGACCTGCCCGAACAGATGCGGGTGCGCCGGGACAAGCGCGACCGGATAATCGCGGAGGGTGTCGATCCTTACCCCGTTGAGGTTCCCCGCACTCACTCGCTCGCCGAGATCCGGGCCGCGCACACAGATCTCGCACCCGACACCGCCACTGGTCAGACGGTCGGCGTCACCGGCCGGGTGATGTTTCTGCGCAATACGGGCAAACTGTGTTTCGCCACTCTTCGTGAGGGCGACGGCACGGAACTGCAGGCGATGCTCAGCCTCGCGAAGGTCGGTGAGGGGTCGCTCGCGTCGTGGAAGAGCGATGTCGATCTCGGTGACCACGTATTCGTCGCCGGCGAGGTGATCACTTCCAAGCGCGGTGAGCTTTCCGTGATGGCCGACAAGTGGCAGCTCACATCGAAGGCTCTGCGGCCGCTGCCCAACACGCACTCCGACCTCGCCGAGGAAACGCGAATCCGGCAGCGTTATGTCGACTTGATTCTGCGCGATCGGGCCCGCGATGTGGTGCGCACTCGCGCCGGCGTGGTGCGTTCGCTGCGCGAGTCGTTCCACCGCCGCGGATTCACCGAGGTCGAGACGCCGATGCTGCAGACGCTGCACGGCGGCGCCGCGGCCAGGCCATTCGTCACGCATTCGAATGCGTTCGACCTCGAGCTGTACCTGCGCATCGCGCCGGAGCTCTACCTCAAGCGCTGCGTGGTCGGCGGGATCGAGAAGGTTTTCGAGATCAACCGCAACTTCCGCAACGAGGGCAGCGACTCCTCGCACTCGCCCGAGTTCGCGATGCTGGAGTACTACGAGGCCTACGCCACGTACGACACGAATGCCGTGATGACCCGCGAACTCATCCAGGAGGCCGCGGAGAACGTGCTGGGCACCCAGGTCGTCACCCTCGTCGACGGAACGGAGTACGACCTTTCCGGCGAATGGACGACACTCGGCATGTACGAGTCGCTGTCGGAGGCATTGGGTGAAGAAGTGTCACCCGAGACTCCCGCCGAGCGGTTGCACAAGATCGCCCAGGCGCGCGAGATCGAGGTGGACCCGAAGCTCACCCACGGCAAACTTGTCGAAGAACTGTGGGAACACCTCGTGGGCGACGATCTCACCGCGCCCACATTTGTGCGTGATTTTCCGCTCGAGACATCCCCTCTGACCAGGCAGCACCGCAGCCGGGCCGGGGTCGCGGAGAAGTGGGACCTCTACGTGCGCGGTTTCGAACTCGCCACGGGTTACTCCGAGCTGGTGGATCCGGTCGTGGAGCGGGAGCGCCTCACCGAACAGTCCCTCCTGGCGGCACAGGGTGATAGCGAGGCCATGCGTCTCGACGAGGATTTCCTTCGCGCCCTGGAGTACGGAATGCCGCCGAGCGGCGGTGTCGGAATGGGAGTCGACCGGCTGCTCATGGCTCTGACCGGTCTCGGTATCCGGGAGACGATCCTCTTCCCCCTCGTGCGGCCTGAATAA
- a CDS encoding class I SAM-dependent methyltransferase, translating to MTDPTYDQELHARRASSFGGHAAAYAEHRPDYPQAAVEWGLAGAAHDARDVLDLAAGTGKLTQGLVDLGLTVTAVEPDEGMLAQLSKLLPDTTALMGKAEDIPLADESVDAVFIGQALHWFDLEPAFAEIRRVLRPGGVVVALWNHDDATVEWVVEFSRLVRTGVSRLFRDENERLSAAGFEPFEDHEFPHTHRRTIDSLLATVGTHSNLIVADPAERDAALAAAREHLLSVPEAGAGEFDYPLVTTVFRARKS from the coding sequence GTGACCGATCCCACATATGACCAGGAACTCCACGCCCGCCGCGCCTCGTCGTTCGGCGGCCACGCCGCCGCCTACGCCGAGCACCGGCCCGACTACCCGCAGGCCGCCGTGGAATGGGGGCTCGCCGGCGCCGCGCACGACGCGCGCGACGTGCTCGACCTCGCCGCCGGCACCGGAAAGCTCACGCAGGGGCTGGTCGACCTCGGCCTCACCGTGACCGCGGTCGAGCCCGACGAGGGCATGCTCGCCCAGCTTTCCAAGCTGCTGCCGGACACGACGGCGCTCATGGGCAAGGCCGAGGACATCCCGCTGGCCGACGAGTCCGTCGACGCGGTGTTCATCGGACAGGCGCTGCACTGGTTCGATCTCGAGCCCGCGTTCGCGGAAATCCGCCGCGTGCTGCGCCCGGGAGGGGTCGTCGTGGCGCTGTGGAACCACGACGACGCGACGGTGGAGTGGGTGGTCGAGTTCTCGAGGCTCGTGCGCACGGGCGTGAGCCGCCTGTTCCGCGACGAGAACGAGCGCCTGTCGGCAGCCGGCTTCGAGCCGTTCGAGGACCACGAGTTCCCGCACACGCACCGCCGCACGATCGACTCGCTGCTCGCGACCGTCGGCACGCACTCGAACCTGATCGTCGCCGATCCGGCCGAACGCGACGCGGCGCTGGCGGCCGCGCGCGAACACCTGCTGTCGGTGCCGGAGGCGGGCGCGGGCGAGTTCGACTACCCCCTGGTGACGACGGTGTTCCGCGCCCGCAAGAGCTGA
- a CDS encoding multidrug efflux SMR transporter → MAWVVLVFAGVLETVWAAALSATKGFTKLWPTVVFLVALIASMGGLAYALRSIPLGTGYAVWVGIGAVGTAVYGIFALHDPATIGRIACLVLIVAGVVGLKVLH, encoded by the coding sequence ATGGCTTGGGTTGTTCTCGTCTTCGCCGGCGTCCTGGAGACCGTCTGGGCGGCCGCGCTGTCGGCCACCAAGGGCTTCACGAAACTGTGGCCGACGGTGGTCTTCCTCGTCGCCCTCATCGCCAGCATGGGTGGTCTCGCGTACGCGCTGCGCAGCATTCCCCTCGGCACCGGTTACGCGGTGTGGGTCGGCATCGGTGCCGTGGGGACCGCCGTCTACGGCATCTTCGCCCTCCACGACCCCGCGACGATCGGCCGCATCGCGTGCCTGGTGCTGATCGTCGCCGGGGTCGTGGGGTTGAAGGTGCTGCACTAG
- a CDS encoding sigma-70 family RNA polymerase sigma factor, with protein MDEKARLAQQFEENRPRLRGVAYRMLGSLSEAEDAVQEAWLRLDGVDSAEIESLPAWLTTVVSRQCLNQLRTRERRREDSLDAQVFERGDDFDLEAEAQLADSVGLALLVVLDSLGPAERIAFVLHDMFAVPFEDIATMLDRTPAAVRQLASRARRRVRGEQPAADVPRSRRAVEAYLAAARSGDFEALLQLLDPDVVLQADAAVSGAPAPVVLRGVRSVSKGALLASERARGTQVALVDGSPALVLAPRGRLEVVLTFTFDGDRITAIDVIGDPERLRALEISVF; from the coding sequence GTGGACGAAAAGGCCCGGTTGGCGCAGCAGTTCGAGGAGAACCGCCCGCGGCTGCGTGGCGTCGCGTACCGCATGCTGGGCTCGCTGAGCGAGGCCGAGGACGCCGTGCAGGAAGCGTGGCTGCGGCTCGACGGCGTCGACTCGGCCGAGATCGAGAGCCTGCCCGCCTGGCTCACCACGGTCGTCTCGCGCCAGTGCCTCAACCAGCTGCGCACGCGCGAACGCCGGCGTGAGGACTCGCTCGACGCCCAGGTCTTCGAGCGAGGCGACGACTTCGACCTCGAGGCAGAAGCGCAGCTCGCCGACTCGGTGGGGCTCGCGTTGCTGGTCGTGCTCGACTCGCTGGGCCCGGCCGAGCGCATCGCGTTCGTGCTGCACGACATGTTCGCGGTGCCGTTCGAGGACATCGCCACGATGCTCGATCGTACGCCCGCCGCCGTGCGCCAGCTGGCCAGCCGCGCCCGGCGCCGGGTCCGGGGCGAGCAGCCGGCTGCCGACGTCCCTCGCAGCCGCCGGGCCGTCGAGGCCTATCTGGCGGCCGCGCGCAGCGGCGACTTCGAGGCGCTGCTGCAGCTGCTCGACCCCGACGTGGTGCTGCAGGCCGACGCCGCCGTTTCGGGAGCTCCGGCGCCCGTGGTGCTGCGCGGGGTCCGCAGCGTGAGCAAGGGCGCGCTGCTCGCTTCGGAACGCGCGCGGGGCACGCAGGTGGCGCTGGTCGACGGCTCTCCCGCGCTCGTGCTCGCGCCGCGCGGCCGCCTGGAGGTCGTGCTCACGTTCACCTTCGACGGCGACCGCATCACGGCCATCGACGTGATCGGCGACCCCGAGCGCCTCCGCGCGTTGGAGATTTCAGTTTTCTAG